The nucleotide window GCTCTTCGCGCCGGAACCCGCATTCGCACCCGCGCCGCCGCAACCGGCCGCGCCCAGCGACGAATCCGCGCCACTGCAATCGGTCTTCGACCGCCTGCGCGGCAGCCCCGCTCAACCCGCCGCAGCACCGGCCGGCGCCGCGCGCGCCGCCACGCCCGCCACCTCCAACTCGTGGCTGATCAACGGCCCTCGTCGCTCATGAAAGTCATCGCGGTGGTGTCCGCCAAAGGCGGGGTCGGCAAGACCACCCTCGCCGCCAATCTCGCTTCCGTGCTGGCCGCCGGCGGCCGGCGTGTGATCGCGCTCGACCTCGACCCGCAGAACGCGCTGCGCCTGCACTTCGGTGTGCCGCTCGACAGCATCGACGGCTTGTCACGCGCCACGCTGACGGGCGATCCGTGGCAAACCGTGATGTTCGACGGCGTCGACGGCGTGACCGTGCTGCCCTACGGCGCGTTGCTCGAAGACGACCGCCGCCGCTTCGAAGCGCACATCGACCAGGAGCCGCGCTGGCTCGCGCAGTCGTTGCAGAACCTGCGGCTCGACGCGTCCGACATCGTGATCATCGACACGCCGCCGGGTTCATCCGCCTATGTCCGCACTGCATTGTGCGCGGCCACTTTCACGCTGAATGTGGTGCTCGCCGACGCCGCGTCGTACGCCGCGATTCCGCTGATGGAGCGGCTGATCGCAGCGTACGCAGCGCCGCGCGCCGAATTCGGCGGCGAAGGCTATGTGATCAACCAGATCGACCAGTCGCGCCAGTTGACCAAAGACGTGCTCAAGGTGCTGCGCCAGATGCTCGGCACGAAGCTGTTCCCCGGCGTGATCCATCTGGACGAAGGTGTGAGCGAGGCGCTCGCGTGCGACACCACGCTGATTCACTACGATCCACTCAGCCAGGCGGCCGCCGATTTCAAGTCGTGTGGCGCGTGGCTGCTGGCGGCGCTCGACGCGATCGCCGTCTCGCCGAGGAACGTCGCATGAGTACGTCTCCATCGCCGGGCCTCGAGCCCGCCGAGCCATCGCGGCTCGAACGCTTCGTCGACGCGCGTTTCTGGAACAGCCGCATCGTCACGGGACTCGTCACGCTGTTCGCGCTGGTGATGCTGTACTTCGTGTTCACCGTGCCGCTCGCGTTCTACGAACAGTTGACGTTCGCGACCTGCTGCTTCGTGACCGCGCTGATGTTCCGCCGTCTGCAAGGCCGTTACGCGACGATGGTGATGATCATGCTCTCGGTGTTGACCTCGGGCCGCTATATGTACTGGCGCCTGACCGCGACCACTTACTGGGAGCATCCGCTCGACGCCGGCTGGGGTCTGCTGCTGGTGTCCGCCGAAGTCTATTCGACGATCGTGCTGCTGCTCGGCTATTTCCAGACCGCCTGGCCGCTCAAGCGCACGCCGATGCCGCTGCCCGCCTCGCGCGACCAATGGCCGACCGTCGACGTGTTCATTCCGACCTACAACGAGCCGCTCTCGGTGGTGAAGCCGACCATCTACGCCGCGCTCGCGCTCGACTATCCGGCCGAGAAGATCTCGATCCACGTACTCGACGACGGCCGCCGCCCCGAGTTCAAGGCGTTCTGCGAGGACGTCGGCGTCAACTGGACGATCCGCACGCACAACCGCCATGCGAAAGCCGGCAACATCAACGAAGCATTGAAAATCACCAGCGGCGAATACCTCGCGATCTTCGACTGCGATCACATTCCGACCCGCTCGTTCCTGCAGATCGGCCTCGGCTGGTTCCTGCGCGACAAGCTGCTGTCGATGCTGCAAACGCCGCACCACTTCTTCTCCGCCGACCCGTTCGAGCGCAATCTCGGCACCTTCCGTAAGGTGCCGAACGAAGGCGAACTGTTCTATGGCCTTGTGCAGGACGGCAACGATCTGTGGAACGCCACCTTCTTCTGCGGCTCGTGCGCGTTGCTGCGCCGGACCATGGTCGAGGAGATCGGCGGCATCGCGGTCGAGACCGTCACTGAAGACGCGCATACCGCTTTGAAGCTGCACCGTCTCGGCTACACCACCGCGTATCTGGCGATTCCGCAAGCCGCGGGGCTCGCCACGGAAAGTCTCTCCGGCCACATCGGCCAGCGGATTCGCTGGGCGCGCGGCATGACGCAGATTTTCCGGATCGACAATCCGCTCACCGGCAAGGGTCTGAAAATCGGCCAGCGCCTGTGCTATCTGAACGCGATGATGCACTTCTTCTACGGCATCCCGCGTCTGGTGTTTCTGACCGCGCCGCTGTCGTATCTGTTCTTCGGCGCGCACGTGATCGAAGCCGCCGCCAGCACGATCGCCATCTACGCGCTGCCGCACATGATGCACGCGAGCATCACCAACTCGCGCATGCAGCGCTCGTTCCGCCATTCGTTCTGGGCTGAAGTGTACGAATCGGTGCTGGCCTCGTACATCACCGCGCCGACCCTGCTCGCGTTGATCAACCCGAAGCTCGGCAAGTTCAACGTGACGGCCAAGGGCGGCCAGATCGAGAAGAACTATTTCGACTGGGCAATCTCACGTCCTTATCTGTTCCTGCTGTTGCTGAATCTGATCGGCTTCTGCGTGGGCATCGTGCACATCTATTTGAACTGGCATGTGCGCAGCGTGGTGCAGACCACCATCCTTAATCTCGGCTGGACCACGTACAACATGCTGATTCTCGGCGCGAGCGTGGCCGCCGCGAGCGAGCGCCGGCAGATTCGCGCGGTGCATCGTGTGGCGATGCAGATGCCCGTGATGCTGAAGTTCTCGACCGGCCGCACGCTTGCCTGCGAAACCATCGACTACTCGGAAGGCGGCGTCGGCGTGGCGCTGCCCGCCGCGATTCAGGTGCCGATGCACGAACGTGTGACCGTGTCGCTCTTTCGCGGCGACGAGGAATACGCGTTCCCCGCGACCGTCGGCTTCACCGCGCCGGGCCGCGTGGGCCTGCGCTTCTCGGCGATGACGCGCGAGCAGGAGTACGAGTTCGTCAAGACCACCTTTGCACGCGCCGACGCCTGGACCGGCTGGGCGGAAGGACGGCAGCAGGACACACCTTTGCGCGGCCTGTCGCATGTGCTGACGGTGGGCGCGCGCGGCATCGCGGGTCTGTTCGAGCATCTCTATGCCGACCTTCGCAGTTCGATGAAAAGCCGTCCAATGGACGTCAAGAAGCTAAAAACGAAAGACTGATCTATGCGCAACTGGATGGCGAAGGGCAACATCGAACGCTCGAATCACGAGCGCAGTGGGACCGGATTGAGCATGCATCGCGTGGCACGCCCCGGCTCGCAACGGCTGATGCGCGGCCTCGCGTGCTGGCTGGCATTGCAGACGGCGCTGGCCGCGCCGCTCGCCTCGGCGGCTGAAGTCGTGGTGGCGGCTACCGGTGGTGCAAGCGCGGCGGACGCCGTGCAGAGCGCGGCAGGCTCAGTTCAGAGCAAGCCGGCCGCGCCGGTTGCGACCGGCGTCGGCACTGCGAGCGCGCCGGGTCCGGCCGTGCCCTACGATCCGAACGCGCTGGCGCAGCCGCAACTGGCGACACCGACGCCGGCGCTCGCCGCTTCGTCGGTGAAAGCGTTGGGCGTCAAGACGCCGACCACCGCCGAGCCGGGCACGCTGGTGCCGGGCGGCCGCCGTCAAACGCTGACCTTCGCCGATCTCGGCGCACTCGACCCGCTGCAATTGCGCGGCACCGACGGCCAGAACGGCGTGGCGTTTTCCGTGCGCGGCGACGAAGTGGTGACGGGTGCGGTCCTGCATCTGGTGTATAGCTACTCGCCCGCGCTGCTCCCGAATATCTCGCAGCTCAAGGTGCTGGTGAACGGCGAAGTCGCCGCCACCCTGCCCGTGCCGCACGAACAGGCCGGCATGCTGGTGGCGCGCGACGTCTCGATCGATCCGCGCTTCATCACCGAGTTCAACCATCTGAACGTGCAGTTGATCGGCCATTACACAACGAGTTGCGAAGACCCGGCCAACTCCTCGCTGTGGGCCACCGTCAGCAATGCGAGTTCGCTCGATCTGACGTACGCGTCGCTCGCCAGCAAGCCGGATCTGGCCGCGCTGCCGCAACCGTTCTTCGACCGACGTGACGTGCGCCGGCTGGAGTTGCCGTTCGTGTTCCCGCAAAAGCCGGGCAACGCGACGCTCGAAGCGGGCGGCATCGTGGCATCGTGGTTCGGCGCGCTCGCCGGTTATCGCGGCGCGGTGTTTCCGGCGCAACTGGACAACGCGCCGCTGTCGGGCAATGCCGTCGTGTTCGCGACGTCCGATCAACGCCCCGCCGGCATCAGTATTCCGGCGATCTCCGGCCCGACCCTCGCGGTGGTCGATCGCGAGGCGCCCGCGCGCGGCAAACTGCTGCTCGTGCTCGGACGCACCGAAGCCGAACTGAAAACCGCCGCGAAGTCGCTCGGCATCGGCCAGAACGCCTTGACGGGCCAGAGCGCGACCATCACGCAATTGAACGAACTCGCGCCGCGCGCGGCGTACGACGCGCCGAACTGGCTGCCCACCAATCGTCCGGTGCGCTTCGGCGAACTCACCGATCCGCGCGATCTGACGGTGTCCGGTTACGACGCCGACGCCGTGCGCGTGAATCTGCGCGTGCCGCCCGATCTGTTCATGTGGCACACCAAGGGCGCGCCGATCGATCTGCGCTACCGCTACACGGTGCGTCCGCTGCGCGACCGCTCGTCGCTCAACGTGAGCGTGAACAACGGCTTCGTGCAGGCGCTGCCGATTCCCGCCGAATCCGCTTCCGTCTTCGAGCTGAGCCATTACTTCGCCACCGTGCTGCCGGACAAGACCGCCGAAGCGCGCCGCACCCTGCACATTCCGCCGCTGCTGCTGACGCCGCGCGCGCAGGTGCGCCTGCACT belongs to Paraburkholderia aromaticivorans and includes:
- the bcsA gene encoding UDP-forming cellulose synthase catalytic subunit, whose translation is MSTSPSPGLEPAEPSRLERFVDARFWNSRIVTGLVTLFALVMLYFVFTVPLAFYEQLTFATCCFVTALMFRRLQGRYATMVMIMLSVLTSGRYMYWRLTATTYWEHPLDAGWGLLLVSAEVYSTIVLLLGYFQTAWPLKRTPMPLPASRDQWPTVDVFIPTYNEPLSVVKPTIYAALALDYPAEKISIHVLDDGRRPEFKAFCEDVGVNWTIRTHNRHAKAGNINEALKITSGEYLAIFDCDHIPTRSFLQIGLGWFLRDKLLSMLQTPHHFFSADPFERNLGTFRKVPNEGELFYGLVQDGNDLWNATFFCGSCALLRRTMVEEIGGIAVETVTEDAHTALKLHRLGYTTAYLAIPQAAGLATESLSGHIGQRIRWARGMTQIFRIDNPLTGKGLKIGQRLCYLNAMMHFFYGIPRLVFLTAPLSYLFFGAHVIEAAASTIAIYALPHMMHASITNSRMQRSFRHSFWAEVYESVLASYITAPTLLALINPKLGKFNVTAKGGQIEKNYFDWAISRPYLFLLLLNLIGFCVGIVHIYLNWHVRSVVQTTILNLGWTTYNMLILGASVAAASERRQIRAVHRVAMQMPVMLKFSTGRTLACETIDYSEGGVGVALPAAIQVPMHERVTVSLFRGDEEYAFPATVGFTAPGRVGLRFSAMTREQEYEFVKTTFARADAWTGWAEGRQQDTPLRGLSHVLTVGARGIAGLFEHLYADLRSSMKSRPMDVKKLKTKD
- the bcsQ gene encoding cellulose biosynthesis protein BcsQ, yielding MKVIAVVSAKGGVGKTTLAANLASVLAAGGRRVIALDLDPQNALRLHFGVPLDSIDGLSRATLTGDPWQTVMFDGVDGVTVLPYGALLEDDRRRFEAHIDQEPRWLAQSLQNLRLDASDIVIIDTPPGSSAYVRTALCAATFTLNVVLADAASYAAIPLMERLIAAYAAPRAEFGGEGYVINQIDQSRQLTKDVLKVLRQMLGTKLFPGVIHLDEGVSEALACDTTLIHYDPLSQAAADFKSCGAWLLAALDAIAVSPRNVA
- the bcsB gene encoding cellulose biosynthesis cyclic di-GMP-binding regulatory protein BcsB; this translates as MRNWMAKGNIERSNHERSGTGLSMHRVARPGSQRLMRGLACWLALQTALAAPLASAAEVVVAATGGASAADAVQSAAGSVQSKPAAPVATGVGTASAPGPAVPYDPNALAQPQLATPTPALAASSVKALGVKTPTTAEPGTLVPGGRRQTLTFADLGALDPLQLRGTDGQNGVAFSVRGDEVVTGAVLHLVYSYSPALLPNISQLKVLVNGEVAATLPVPHEQAGMLVARDVSIDPRFITEFNHLNVQLIGHYTTSCEDPANSSLWATVSNASSLDLTYASLASKPDLAALPQPFFDRRDVRRLELPFVFPQKPGNATLEAGGIVASWFGALAGYRGAVFPAQLDNAPLSGNAVVFATSDQRPAGISIPAISGPTLAVVDREAPARGKLLLVLGRTEAELKTAAKSLGIGQNALTGQSATITQLNELAPRAAYDAPNWLPTNRPVRFGELTDPRDLTVSGYDADAVRVNLRVPPDLFMWHTKGAPIDLRYRYTVRPLRDRSSLNVSVNNGFVQALPIPAESASVFELSHYFATVLPDKTAEARRTLHIPPLLLTPRAQVRLHFYYDIPNTGECHGRLLDNVVGAIDPNSTIDLSSFPHYMALPDLAAFANSGFPFTRMADLSETAAILPNDADSSDYSLYLLTMGRMGTSTGYPVTGVTVGTADDADKFADKDLLIFGAPGKQPLLQRWAKSMPFSSDGDSRTFQLTDIVFKLEDWWHGERGVERTPARADLTLVSSNGDALLTGFESPLQKNRSAVALVSAAGQSDADLSAALLDSDVLPQIQGAMAVIHGRTVTITSNGEAYYVGHLSPQEYLRWALSSHPLLLMLGGVLAALIIAGLFYRTLRSIAARRLKD